ACCCTCGTACAGTTCTTTTGGATGGGAAAGAAGTTCCGGCAGTAAAGGTTGTCGTACAAGACGGAAAGAGCTTTTATCCTGCAGCTGAGTTATTGTCAAAAATGGGCTATGCAATCCGTTCTAATGAACAGTCTATCTACATTGAAAGTCCAAATCGCAAGTATCGCTTTTCTAAATTGGAGCCGTTCTACGTCATGAATGACCGAAAATTCGATTATCTGGAAAAGCCTCATACTTATATTAACAAGGAATTATATTTTGATGAAAATTGGTTGCGCCGCATCTTTTTGGTGCTGATCGAAAAGTCAGAAAAGACCATTTCTATCGAACAGATTGAAAATTTGATAAAGGAGATGGAAAAAGAGTGAGAGTCATTTCCGGTTCGAGAAAAGGAACGCCATTAAAATCCTTGCCTGGCACTTCTACACGTCCCACTTCAGACAAAGTAAAGGAATCACTATTCAATAAAATTGGTCCGTATTTCGATGGGGGAACAGTTGTTGAGCTGTTTGGCGGCAGCGGTTCCATTGCCATTGAAGCACTGTCAAGAGGAATGGAGCAGGCAATTGTGTTTGAAAAAAATCCGAAAGCCTGTGCCGTCATTAAAGCAAACGCAGAGAAATGCAGAATGCAGGAACTTCTGCATATTGAAAAAAGAGATGCCCGTCAGGCTGCCATGGTCTTAAAACAGAAAAACATCCGTATAGATCTGCTGTTTGTAGATCCTCCCTATGCAGCAGTCGAATATTATGATGTAATAAAAGAAGTGATCATGCAAGAACTATTGGCGGATGATGCAACCATCGTGTGTGAACATGATAAAAATACAGCATTGCCTGAACAGTACGATACATATATCCAAATTACTTCTGCAGTTTATGGAAGTACTGCTATTACGATTTACGAGAAAAGAGGCTACTAGCATGTCGAAAATTGCAATTGTACCGGGAAGTTTCGATCCCGTAACGAACGGTCATCTGGATATCATCCAAAGGGCTGCGAAAACATTCCCGGAAGTGCACGTCGCGGTCATGAATAACTCGTCGAAGCAGCCGTTGTTCACAGTGGAAGAACGAATCGCCCTTATTCATGAAGTAACATCCCAATATGGCAATGTCACGATTGATACATCCGCAGGCCTGTTGATTGATTATGCGCATGAGATCAATGCTTCTGTTATTGTGCGCGGATTACGCGCAATATCGGACTTTGAGTACGAAATGCAAATCACTTCGATGAACCGGGTGCTGGATGAAAGCATTGAAACGTTTTTCGTCATGACAAAAAGTCAATATTCATTCCTCAGTTCGAGTATCGTGAAGGAAGTTGCACGATACGGCGGAGATGTCTCCACACTTGTGCCCCCGCATGTCAACAAAGCGCTCAAGGAAAAGTTCAATAATTGAAAGTAAGCTGAAACATTATGTGTAAAAGTGGTTATGATGAGTGAATCATCATAACCACTTTTTTTACACACTACGATGCGCAGTCAATAAATCCACATGAACAACACAGGGACGAGTAATGTGTTCCATGCCCGTGCAATGATATAAGGGAATATCCGTATGCCGGCGCTTTTAGCGATGGTCATGACTTGCATGTGGATGCTCAGGCCGTTGATTGAAAGGATGGCGGCAATCAGCATTGGATAAATCGCTTCTCCGTTAAAATGCTCAGTGGCCGACTGGACGCCGGAAGTCATTTCAAATAGCGCGAGCAATAGCGTTTTGGTAACCTCCATATCCACGGGGAACAATGCAGAGATGGAATGAGACAGTACATTACCCAGCGAAGAAAAAAAGATAACGGTCGTTGCTACGAGTAAAATGACGGAC
The Sporosarcina sp. P33 genome window above contains:
- the rsmD gene encoding 16S rRNA (guanine(966)-N(2))-methyltransferase RsmD; amino-acid sequence: MRVISGSRKGTPLKSLPGTSTRPTSDKVKESLFNKIGPYFDGGTVVELFGGSGSIAIEALSRGMEQAIVFEKNPKACAVIKANAEKCRMQELLHIEKRDARQAAMVLKQKNIRIDLLFVDPPYAAVEYYDVIKEVIMQELLADDATIVCEHDKNTALPEQYDTYIQITSAVYGSTAITIYEKRGY
- the coaD gene encoding pantetheine-phosphate adenylyltransferase produces the protein MSKIAIVPGSFDPVTNGHLDIIQRAAKTFPEVHVAVMNNSSKQPLFTVEERIALIHEVTSQYGNVTIDTSAGLLIDYAHEINASVIVRGLRAISDFEYEMQITSMNRVLDESIETFFVMTKSQYSFLSSSIVKEVARYGGDVSTLVPPHVNKALKEKFNN